CGGTCAGCTCGTCCCAGACACGGCCGTCCGGGGTCGCCCGCTCCCCCGATTCGAACGATGCCTCCAGCTCGGCGATCGGCCGGGCGACGTCAGCGTCCGGGTCGAACCACGACTCGAAAATGCGGGTGAAGATCCACTGGGTCCAGCGGTAGAAGTCGACGTCGGTGGTGGCGACCGAACGGCGGGCGTCGTGGCCCAGGCCGATGCGTCGCAGCTGGCGACGCATGATGGCGATGTTGTCCTCGGTCGTCGTGCGGGGGTGGGCGCCGGTACGGACGGCGTACTGCTCGGCGGGCAGGCCGAAGCTGTCGTAGCCCATCGCGTGCAGCACGTTGTCGCCCCGGGTGCGGCGATAGCGGGCATAGACGTCGGTCGAGATGAACCCGAACGGGTGCCCGACGTGCAGACCCGCACCGGAGGGATAGGGGAACATGTCGAGCACGTAGCGGCGAGGCCGGCCGGCCACCGCTTCCGGATCGGCGAGCGGCCCGGAAGGGTTAGGCGCCTCGTAAGTGCCGTCGGCCTCCCAGCGCTCCTGCCACCGAAGCTCGATGTCGGCGGCCAACTCGGGGGTGTATCGGTACGGGGGGAGCGTGTCTGCCACGTGCTGAGGCTAGGCGCTCGGGCGTTCGGGTACGGAACGAGAGGAGGAGGCGCCGCCGCCGGCGGTGTTCCAGAATCTGATCATGCTTGCTAGCATGCTTGCATGGCTCAGGTCAGCTGGCGCGCAGACAACGAGATCGTGAAGCGAGCGAAACACGCTGCGGCGCGGTCGAATCGTTCCCTCAACGAATACATCACGCTGGTCGTATCGGCGGCGTCCAACCCGGACTTCGCCGGCTCCGAGTCTGAAGCCGTTCGAGAACGACTGGCGGCAGCCGGATTGCTGGGAGCGACCAGGGCGCCTCGGTCCCGACCGTCCGACGCTGAGGTCAAGGCCGCCGGCGAGCGGGCTGCTTCTGGAACGCCCCTCGACGAGCTGATCTCCACTGGCCGGTGAGCGTTTATGCCGACAGTTCCGCACTGGTCAAGCTGTACGTGCCCGAACGAGGGCACGAGCAGATCCGGGCGATCACTTCCACCCTGGTGACTGCTGAGATCAGCAGAGTGGAACTGGCGTCGGCGCTGTGGCGCAAACATCGGATGGGCGAACTGGACCCATCCGATGCGCACACGCTCACGGCGAGATTCGAAGCAGACCTCGACGATCCGGTTGGAGACATCGCCTTGGTTGCGACCAATCCGTCCATCCTCGATGCCGCTCTCGACATGGTGGCTCGACACGGACTCCGCGCCTACGACGCCGTCCAACTGGCGTCGGCGGTCGAGGCCCGGACACAGCTTGGGGGCCTTGAGCGCTTCGCTGCGTTCGACAACGACTTGCGGGCAGCGGCATCCGCCGAACGATTCGGCCTGATACCGGCCACTCTCGGCTAGGTCTCCGCTCAGTCGAAGACCGGCACCGCCTCCATGGCGGCGGCGATCGCCTCGTCGGGAAGGTCGTAGTCCTTCAGCCCACCGGCCAGGTAGTTCTCGTACGAGGCGAGGTCGAGGTGGCCGTGGCCGCACAGTGCGGTGAGGATCACGCGCTCCTCCCCCGCCTCCTTGGCGGCCTGGGCCTCGCGGATGGCCGCTGCGATGGCGTGGGTCGGCTCGGGTGCGGGCACGATGCCCTCGGCCCGGGCGAACTGGATCGCGCCGGCGAAGCACTCGGTCTGGGGGATCGAGATCGCCTCGACCAGGCCCTCGTTGTAGACGTGGCTGACCAGCGGCGACATGCCGTGATAGCGCAGGCCACCGGCGTGGATCGACTCGGGGATGAACCCGTGGCCCAGGGTGTGCATCTTCAGCAGCGGGGTCAGGCCGGCCGTGTCGCCGAAGTCGTAGCGGTACTCGCCCTTGGTCAGGCTGGGGCACGCCGCCGGTTCGACGCAGCGGATCGTCGGGTTCATGTTGCCGGCCAGCTTCTCGCGCAGGAACGGGAAGGCCAGGCCACCGAAGTTGGAGCCACCACCGGTGCAGCCCACCAGCACGTCGGGGGTCACGCCCACCTTGGCCAGCTGAAGCAACGCCTCCTCGCCGATCACCGTCTGGTGAAGGAGCACGTGATTGAGCACCGAGCCCAGGGCGTAGCGGGCCTCGGGGTCGGCGACCGCCATGGCGACCGCCTCGGAGATGGCGATGCCCAGGCTGCCCGGGTGATCGGGATTCTCGGCCAGCAGCTCGCGACCGAACTCGGTCAGCTCGGACGGGCTGGAGTGCACCGAAGCACCCCAGATCTCCATCATCGTCTTGCGGTGCGGCTTGGCCCGATAGGAGGCCGCCACCTGCCACACCTCGCACTCCATGCCGTACTGGGCGGTGGCGAAGGCCAGCGCCGAGCCCCACTGGCCGGCGCCGGTCTCGGTCGTCAGCTTCGTGACGCCCTCCTGGTGGTTGTAATACGCCTGGGGCACCGAAGTGTTGGGCTTGTGCGAACCGGCCGGGCTGACGCCCTCGTACTTGTAGAAGATCTTGGCCGGCGTATCGAGCAGCGCCTCCAGGCGATGGGCCCGGAACAATGGGCTCGGACGCCACAGCTTGTAGACGTCGAGCACGCCGCCCGGGATATCGATGTAGCGCTCGGCGGTCATCTCCTGCTCGATCAGCGCCTGCGGGAACAGCGGCGCCAGGTCGTCGGGCCCGGCGGGCTGGTGGGTGCCCGGATGCAGCGGCGGTGGCGGCGGCGTCGGCAGGTCGGCGATGACGTTGTACCACTGCGTGGGCTGCTCGTCTTCGCTGAGGAGGATCTTGGTGGGCATGTCGTCGGCCATGACCAAGACGGTACCCGAACGGTCAGCCCGGCTTCTTGGCGACCGTCTTCCAGTTGAGGGTGAGCAGCTCCTCCTCCTCGGCCTGGATGTAGGAGTCGGCCTTGGTGTTCATGCGGTGGATCATGGCGTTGACCTTCTTGGGGATGATGTGCACCTTGGCCAGCGCCGCCACCGCCGCCTCGTACTTGCCGTACAGGGACACCTCGCGCTTGATCATCTCGACGGCGCTCCTGCCCTCCGAGTCGAGTAGCTCGAATCCAACCTCCCGGTAGGCGTCCTCCCAGTACTTGTAGTACCAGAACCCGCCAAAAACGGTGAGCTCACGGGTGTCCTGGATCAGCCCCCGTTGGTGTGCGTTGTCACGGTCGTAGGCGTCGAGGGCGGCGACGTCGTTGACCACGAAGCGACCGCCCGGCTTGAGCACCCGCAGCACCTCGCGACATGTGGCCTCCAGGTTGGTCACGTACGTCATCGGCTGGATGGCGTACACCGCGTCGAAGCTCTCGTCCGGAAAGTTGAGCGGCACGTTGAAGTCGCCGACGTTGAAGTTGGCCCCGTTCAGGTTGGGGTTGCGCCAGGCCTTGGCGATCTGCGAGCGGTCGATGTTGATACCGAACAGCTCGGCGCCGGTCAGTTCGGCCATGTGCTCGGCGATGGCCCCGCAACCGCAGCCCAGGTCGAGCACCTTGGCGCCCGGCAACACGGCGAGGTCGTCGGCGACGATCTGCTCGAACAGGATCTGGTTGTCCAGCACCGACTTGTTCGGGTCGACCGTTGGAGGCATGTACATCTTCTCGACCGAGCCGAGCGTGCACATGATGTGGATCACCTTGTAGAGCTGGCTGATCTCGTCGCTACTTCCCTGGTCGTACCCCTTCATCGGGATGCCCAGGTCGTAATCGGCCCTGGTGTTCTCAGGCGAGTCGGTGAACAACTCGGTGTAGGTGCCCATGTAGGCGTGGTAGTCCTCATCGGACAGTCGCCATAGGTCGCCGAAGGCCTTGAGCCGGTCCACGATCGTGGTCGGTTGATGCTGCTGCTGTGCCATGTATCCCCCTGGATATGTCGCGGCGGTGGACGAATTGCCTCCAACCGTTGCGGGTTGATCCGCACGGTCGGCCGCCGTTTCCCCGCAAGCAACGTAGTCGGCCAACGTCGCCTCGTGAGCCGATCGCTGCAAGCCTCAACCCATATGCCGTACCATATGTACATGGCGCGACGAGAAGTCCTGGTCCAACTCGATGACGACCTGGTGCGACGGCTCGACCAAGTCGCCTCTGAGCAAGGCACCAATCGATCCGAACTCCTCCGTCGCGGCGCCGCG
This window of the Candidatus Microthrix subdominans genome carries:
- a CDS encoding class I SAM-dependent methyltransferase produces the protein MAQQQHQPTTIVDRLKAFGDLWRLSDEDYHAYMGTYTELFTDSPENTRADYDLGIPMKGYDQGSSDEISQLYKVIHIMCTLGSVEKMYMPPTVDPNKSVLDNQILFEQIVADDLAVLPGAKVLDLGCGCGAIAEHMAELTGAELFGINIDRSQIAKAWRNPNLNGANFNVGDFNVPLNFPDESFDAVYAIQPMTYVTNLEATCREVLRVLKPGGRFVVNDVAALDAYDRDNAHQRGLIQDTRELTVFGGFWYYKYWEDAYREVGFELLDSEGRSAVEMIKREVSLYGKYEAAVAALAKVHIIPKKVNAMIHRMNTKADSYIQAEEEELLTLNWKTVAKKPG
- a CDS encoding transcriptional regulator; translated protein: MAQVSWRADNEIVKRAKHAAARSNRSLNEYITLVVSAASNPDFAGSESEAVRERLAAAGLLGATRAPRSRPSDAEVKAAGERAASGTPLDELISTGR
- a CDS encoding TrpB-like pyridoxal phosphate-dependent enzyme is translated as MADDMPTKILLSEDEQPTQWYNVIADLPTPPPPPLHPGTHQPAGPDDLAPLFPQALIEQEMTAERYIDIPGGVLDVYKLWRPSPLFRAHRLEALLDTPAKIFYKYEGVSPAGSHKPNTSVPQAYYNHQEGVTKLTTETGAGQWGSALAFATAQYGMECEVWQVAASYRAKPHRKTMMEIWGASVHSSPSELTEFGRELLAENPDHPGSLGIAISEAVAMAVADPEARYALGSVLNHVLLHQTVIGEEALLQLAKVGVTPDVLVGCTGGGSNFGGLAFPFLREKLAGNMNPTIRCVEPAACPSLTKGEYRYDFGDTAGLTPLLKMHTLGHGFIPESIHAGGLRYHGMSPLVSHVYNEGLVEAISIPQTECFAGAIQFARAEGIVPAPEPTHAIAAAIREAQAAKEAGEERVILTALCGHGHLDLASYENYLAGGLKDYDLPDEAIAAAMEAVPVFD
- a CDS encoding type II toxin-antitoxin system VapC family toxin yields the protein MSVYADSSALVKLYVPERGHEQIRAITSTLVTAEISRVELASALWRKHRMGELDPSDAHTLTARFEADLDDPVGDIALVATNPSILDAALDMVARHGLRAYDAVQLASAVEARTQLGGLERFAAFDNDLRAAASAERFGLIPATLG